The Eptesicus fuscus isolate TK198812 chromosome 16, DD_ASM_mEF_20220401, whole genome shotgun sequence DNA window GGACACCCTGAGCGCCTGCACAGTTCCGATGAAAAAGCCAGGACTGGGTGCAAGACTCCTGACTTCAGGCCCTCTCCCTTTCCACTCTGCCAGGCTGCCAATAACCCAAGGACCCCGACTGGAGAGTACAAAATACGAACGCAAGGACTATGGTGCTAACAAGGACATTGCTGCAAAGACTGATGAAAGGGTGGCAGGGACATCTCGGTCCACTCTTTTCCTTTCGCTTTTCCCAGTATTTACATTTTAAGCTGAATGCGGCGACATTGCACGTGGTAAGGAATTCCCAGTAAACACACGCAATGAACTAAGACACCAGTGCAAGTTACTGGGGAAAACACAGCTCCCTCCTCTTTTGGGTGTCCGCGGGAGCAGACCACCTCCTGCGAGCTGCCCCAGACACCCGCCCCACTCCCAAGTCTCCCTTGGACTTAGAGCCACTGTAAGCACCGCTCACCGGCACTGCGGGGGAGCCTGGCGCGGCGGGCGGGAAGGGAGGGCGCCTGGCTCAGGCTGGAGGCCCCGCGCGGGCAAGGCGAGGTGGGAGCGCAGCGAAGTGGGCGCGCGGGAGCGGCGGGGCCCACGGCCGCGCTCAGGCCAGGTCCAGTTTCTTCTGCATCACCGCCAGCTGGTCCTGCAGCCTCCGCTTCCTCCAGTCCAGGTAGCGCCTCCGCAGCCGGTTCGCCTGCCAGCCCACGAGCACCCCGGAGGCGAAGGCCAACAGCACGGACAGCTGCAGCTTCCTCTCGGACACGTCCGCCATCGCGGCCGCCGGCGCGCGGAAGGGCCtacggcgcggggcggggcccaAGGCGCGCGTTCCCGGGGGCGGAGGAGGCGAGCCCGGCGCCACCTGCTGCGCGGTGACGGCCCTGCAGCGCCTGCACCGGGAGGGAGCGTGGACCGAAATCTTTGACTTAACTTGCAGGGACCTCCTGTGATCACTTTACGTTACACAAAACTCCTTACCAGGCTGCAGACTCTCCTGGGGCTGGATGAAGTAAGCAGGCATGCTGGAGAAGCTCAAATAGCAAAGCACCGATGAGGACTCAGGGAACGGCGGCAGCCCCAGCCAAAAGCTGGAGCCTCTGTCCTACAACCCACAGCCTACAACGTGAGTAAGCTGGGAAGCAGAttcttccccagcccagcctccaggtGCGAAGTCCAGCCTGGATTCTTCCCAGTAGCCTTGTGAGACCCTAATGGAGGACCTCGTGCCTggacccctgacccctgagagTTCTGGTAATCTGTTACACAGCAATGGAAAACGAATCCAGGGTCGGGGAGgatgaaaagggtaaaggggtcaaatatatggtgatggaggTGAACTAGACTACGGGTGGTGAGCCCACAATGCAAtagacagatgatgtattacagaactgcatacttgaaacctatataatgtcAGTGTGGACAAAAAAAGGGGTCACACaccaaacctgacaagctcagcgGAGACCTGCATGGTGGGTCTTACAGATtcagagaccaaaagtaaccacTGGTCTGAACTTAAAAATCCCCAATAAAAGTGAGTCATGGGGGTTAGACTCGCCCTAGACCTGTagcttccctgacaaaggtcaaacTTTACAGGAAGTGAGCCTGCCTAGtgtcttttgcatctaagataagaTACCTTTGGAATATCAGAGAAACTCCCTTTTttcagacccctcaggggacaacCTTCTACCTGAGCACAGGCCACAGAACCCTACATTGTTATCTGCTCCCTGCACACtatatgtgctgtaaatgttaactgTCCTGCACCTTCCAATGTAAAAGAGAAAAGTATGCCCCttgccgatttggctcagtgggtagagcattggcctgcggactgaagggtcccaggtttgattccagtcaagggcacatgcctgggttgcgggcttgatcccaggtgggggcgtgcaggaggcagcagatcaataattgtctctcatcattgatgtttcagtctctctctccctctcccttcctctctgaaatcaataaaaatatttttaaataagaaaaggaaagtatgtgtctctctgtcttgcTTATTATCCAATCTGAGAGTTTTATGCTTtgttttctcctgcctccctaatctacacCAGTGAATTTCAGGTAACACCCCTCTTACACTTTCTTCTTTGgtttgtataaaataaactgcaaaactgccattctttggagcatttttttcaatcccttgagattttgcttcccagcaattgtcatcagtttggctctgCAGACATAAAgaagccacatgctaacctggctaactcagggaaggcctgcgtggtggccttgcaaactctagagacctaaagtaaccacaagggatggtctgaaattaaaactttttaactaacaGAAGTTTATGGCAGGCAGTCATATCCTAGGCTAGATTCTTCCCTGACAAAaatcaatctttaccttaactaagcctgTCTTCTCCTGCATCTATGATAGCATATCGTTGGAAtctctgggtaacttgtaacttccctttttctggatccctcagggcacaaccaatgcaccaGGGCTCCAGGATGAAGACTGCAGATTCCCTCACTGTTACTGTTACCTtgttcattgttgactgttaactatcatGTACCCCCCTATGTGAAAGAAgtatatgtctatcattttactttttatccagtcccagagatTCCCCGCCCCCTTTGCTTCTTcccctccctaatctatcaccaatggatttcatgtaatcctcctttgattctaatgtataaaaaaagatgaaaaactgccattctctggaacactatctcaatacattgagattctgcttcctggcaattgttgacagtttggctcaaataaacttacaaaattctttacaggtttgaatgttttcttatgttaacagctcaaataaagtcataaaaattctctacaggtttgaaagTTCTTACATTGAGATTATTAACCAACTaaagacccagtgcacaaaatttgtgcatggtggtgtgtgtcccccagcccagccttcaccttctccaatctgggacatccctctcacaatccaggactgctggctcccaactgcttgcctgcctgcactcctgattgcccctaactgcttctgcctgccagcctgatcaccccctaaccactcccctgtcagcctgattgatgcctaactgctcccctgccagcctgtttgcccctaactgccctcccctgcaggcctggtcacccctaactgccctcccctgaaggcctggtccctccaactgctctaccctgtaggcctggatccccccaactgccctcccttgcagacctggtcacccccaatttccctcctctgccagcctggtcacccctaactgccctcccctggaggcttgattgcccccaactgccctcccttgcagcctgatccctcccaactgccctcctctgctggccatcttgtggcggccatcttgtgtccacatgggggcagccatctttgaccacacgggagcagccatcttgtgtgttggagtgatggtcaacttgcatattactcttttattagataggatgtcaccccaataaaattaaataaacaagtagaaagaaaaagaacccaGCCATGAAAGGGAGACTATAGGTGGAGCTTGACTCTTCACTGGGGGCCTGACCAGCCCCTCTAAGGACATCTATTTGCATAATTGAGGCAAAACTGAATTAAGTAGGGAGATGCTAAAGACAGATTGGGCCCCAAGGGGAGGGGGTGAAAGGTGGTAGAAGACTGTAAAagggggacaaatggtgatggaaggagacttgacttggggtggtgaatacacagtacaatatacagatgatgcattatagaagtATACACCTGTAAACCATactattttattaaccaactggaggcctggtgcatgaaaattcatgcactggagtgggggggtccctcagcccggcctgtcccctctcacagtccaggagcctcaggggcaggaggcaacccggcaatcaggggaaggtgatgccctcatcacacctctgctgctgccactgccggcagcgcaagccttagccggccctgtttacctgagcctcgggtggccctgggcggctgggcagccaacatccaaggcttgcctgtgcctcgggctggccctgggtggctgaggggctgagggaactgggtgccgccatcttgtggctgtgggcactgccatctttgagggtgtggcagttaattagcatattccctccttattagctgtgggtgccgccatctttgctatGGTGtgggggtcaattagcatattccctctttattagataggatgtcaccccaataaattccattaaaaataaataaatggtggggGCCTTTGAGGGTGATTAGATCATGAgtgtggagccctcatgaataagATTAATACCGTTTTAAAAGAGACCctgtactagacttattgggaggatcactttgtaagttatatacgtgtctagccactatgctgtacacttgaaactaatatttcAACCCTAAGtgaaaaaattaagttattaaaaaatataaacataaaaatacaagtcaaagtgatctttaaaaaatataaatcagatcacGTCACTCTTGTGTCTAAAAGCCTTAAGGGCTCCAGCAGTGGTCAGCTGTCCAGACAGAATCATGCCTGTGATGGTGTCCCACTCCTGGGAAAGGAATATCCTGTCTTCTTCCTCCAGTTGCCTCCCTCACTGTTCTGGTGCCATCTGGCACTGGTGCACAGCAGAACTGTGCTTTCTTTAGAGCGAGCTGAGCATCACTTTGGCTGCTTAATTCTAGTGTgggagcgcacacacacacaaaatgtttaAGCCTTAATGATTCTAATAGCATTTTCAACCCACCCAAAGGACAAGTGACCTTTACCCACCCTTCCCTgcaccccagccagcctggctcacccaGGCAGCCAGTGAATATGCATCTGGTCCAATGTCTGAACAGAACTGCAATTCTCTTAGGATGGAAATGGAGGGAGGCATCTACTAGGATCAGCCATGCATCAGGGGACTACACTTTTCATGACAGGGTGATGGGATCACAGCCACATGACCTCGCCATGCTCtcgcgcctccccccccccccccccccacatcccagGGGATCCATGAATTGCCCACAATAAGAAGCGGCTCTCTGGCCTCTGAGAACTCATGGACACTGTGCAAAGCCCCTAAGCTCACATGGCTGATCTCAGACTACAGAACCCAGACACTTTAAGTCCTGGGAAGTAACCTGTTGTGACTGTTTAATTCCACCCTTACAACGaaagccaggtctgggtcttttGCACACTGCTCAAAGGTGTGTGGGCACCCAACAGGTGGCAGCTAGACCTGGCATAGCAtgggacatttgctgagtggcctcagacccagcactgatATTGagtttgaacctgtatcaatctggtgaacaccacttgcTGCTACCTGGGGACTGACGGAGAACCTGCCTCATGCAATTGGGGTACCTCcaagaggctctttcagtgactgagcctaacaagcagccagcaggtggaggcaggcagaggccgatCTAGGGGTGCCTTGGGACCTTTCCTGAACTGCCTCCAGGCCCAGTGCTGGTAAAAGCCAGCCTTGGTGTGCTGCTTGGACCTTCTAGTGCTCATGcaagcccagcagaggcagccacaaactaagaattgctttgtagctccaaaTAGGTTGTCCAGGGTCAGTCACAGGAAGCATCTGCCATTGGCCAGCAACAGatcccctcccaggaggccccaggacaactCCACCCCGAGGCCAGCTTCAGATGACATCAGAGAAGGATCCAATTAGCTTCACAAGCAGCATGTCCAAAGGGAGATGTCGGCAGGCAGCAGAACCTGATGAGACCAATGTCCCTCCATGTGGTCAGCACCTGTACAACAGCTCACACACTGTGGTCAGGGCTGATCCTCAGAGTCAGCCATCCTGAGGGTTGACACCACACACGAACAGGCCAAGGGTAATCAAGGTTCAACCACAACAGGACAGCCCACACAAtacacacaagggacattctGGGGCATTCAGTTCAAGTGATCAAGAAGACAGTGCCCCTGGGTACCACAGGACAGCAACTACATAAGGCTGTCTACCAAGACTGGGGGTCTAATACATAGCAACACAGACAGGCAGCcgaaatggggagacaaagaaaatgcCCCAAATAAAGAACAGGACACacctccagaaagaaaaaaaaaagctaaatgaagTGAAAGCAAGTAATCTATCCAGATATAGAGCTcaaaaatggttataaggatgttaaAGGAACTTAGGtgtagaatgaatgaaataagtGAGAACTTAAAGAGATAGTAGcatgaaaaagaacataaaagCCATAAAAAACAGTcataaataaagaatacaatatctgaaatgaagaacatactggaaaaaataaacagtCAGTTGAATGAAGTAGAGGATCAAAAcaatgatttggaagacaagttaGCAGAagacacccaatcagagcagcaaaaagaaaaaaataatttttaaaaatgaggagagcccagctggtgtgactcagtggttgagtgttgacccatgaaccaggaagtcacagtttgattccaggtcagggcacatgcctgaggttgccagctcaatccccagttgagggcatgcaggatgcagccaatgagtgattctctctcctcactgatgtttctgtctttctcccctctccttcttctaggaaatcaataaaaactttttttttttttttaatgaggacaGGAGGCTTCACCTTTGGGCAGTGGGTTGTAGGACAGAGGCTTCACCTTTGGGACAATGTGAAGCATAACTTCTGCTACAAAGGCAtgctaggaaaaaataaaaagcaaggaagggatcaagaacctattaaaataaataatgactgaaaacttatctaacctggtgaaggaaaaagacacacaaatccaggaagtacagagtcccaaacaaaatgaactctAAAAAGCTGGCatcaggacacatcataattaaaatggtgaaggttaaagacaaagagaatcttaaaagcagcaagagaatgacagtcagttacctacaagggagccaccataagactgtcagctcatttctcaacagaaacatttcaggccacaagggattggcatgaaatattcaaattgatgaaaagcaaggacctacaaccacgACTACTCTATCCAGCCAGGCTATCACTTAAAAATgatggagaaataaaaagaatcccaGAGGAGAAAAAGGTataggagttcatcaccaccaaatcagtattatcaCTAAAGGGTTAAGAAGaagggaataaaagagaaaaacagttaaaagaataaaatgttcccatcaataatcactttaattgTAAAGGGCTTCAATGCTGCAAAAgatgtagctgaatggataagaaaacaagacctatACATATGCTATCAACAAGATAcctacctcagaatgaaagatatgCAGACTAAAagtgaaagaatataaaaagatatttcatgcaaatgagagaggaaaaaaagctggggtagtaataactatatctgaaaaaataggctttaaaacaaaggctatattaAGAGATAAAAAAGGACACTGCagaatgataaagggagcaattcaacaagaggaaaTACCTTTgtgaagccagtcagagaaaaataaatatcacatgatctcactcatttgtggactataatgaacaatataaactgatgaacaaaaatagagccagaggcagagaagcattgaacggaccctcaaacttcagagggaaggagggggtgggagggtggttaaagatcaaccaaaggacttgtatgcatgcatataagcctaaacaatggacacagatacaAGGGGGTGACGACTTGTGCTAGggatgggggtggccagggataaaggagacatatgtaatactttaaacaaaaaagaattttaaaaaaatctaagactgaaaaaaacaaacaaaaaacaacaactcatagacacagacatcactatagtgattaccagaggaaaagggggtggagAGATACAAGAGGGCATAGgtggggataaatagtgatggaaggagatttgacttgggccagtgaacacacaatacactaTACAGATGATATGTTATAGAATTGTTCACATGAAGCCTCCAtgattttattgaccaatgtcaccccagtagattaaattgaaaaaaaaaaaaagtacattgtgacatgctacaacctggatggaacttgaagacattatgctccATGCAAAAGCCACTCACAAGAAGAATACTGTGTGATCCCACTCACGTGAGGTCCCTAGGGCCATCGGAGGCAGAGATGGAAGGTAGGAGGGAGGGTACCAGCGGTAGGGGAGTGCAGAATTGTCCTTTAGTGGGGACAGAT harbors:
- the LOC114229228 gene encoding mitoregulin — translated: MADVSERKLQLSVLLAFASGVLVGWQANRLRRRYLDWRKRRLQDQLAVMQKKLDLA